A section of the Paenibacillus aurantius genome encodes:
- a CDS encoding Gfo/Idh/MocA family protein yields the protein MQTSDGMNYAPQGKPNRVCGPGEFKFAAIALDHGHIYGMTNGLLEAGAEIKWVYDPDPKKVEDFVSRYPQVRAASSEEEVLNDPEVKLIAAAAVPSERCALGLRAMDHGKDYFTDKTPFTTLEQLEQARRKVKETGLKYMVYYSERLHVESAIFAGQLIEQGAIGRVVQVTGFGPHRLGTGRPDWFFEHEKYGGILCDIGSHQIEQFLFFSGAKDAKVLNSKVANYNNKDYPELEDFGDATLVGDNGATNYFRVDWLTPAGSKVWGDGRTFIVGTDGYIELRKYIDVARDKQGDQVYLVNQEGDKHFSVSGQVGYPFFGQLILDCLNRTENAMTQKHAFKAAELCLLAQKQAVRVE from the coding sequence ATGCAAACAAGCGACGGAATGAACTATGCTCCTCAAGGGAAACCGAACCGGGTATGCGGTCCCGGCGAATTCAAATTCGCGGCGATTGCTCTTGATCACGGCCATATTTACGGGATGACGAACGGACTTCTTGAGGCGGGAGCCGAGATCAAGTGGGTCTATGATCCGGATCCTAAGAAAGTGGAGGATTTCGTAAGCCGGTATCCCCAAGTCCGCGCCGCCTCCTCGGAGGAAGAAGTATTGAACGATCCCGAGGTCAAGCTGATCGCCGCCGCCGCCGTACCTTCCGAGCGCTGTGCGTTGGGTCTCAGGGCCATGGATCACGGGAAGGATTACTTCACGGACAAGACCCCGTTTACCACGCTGGAGCAGCTGGAGCAGGCCCGCCGGAAGGTAAAGGAGACGGGTCTCAAATACATGGTTTACTACAGTGAGCGGCTTCATGTCGAAAGCGCTATCTTTGCCGGTCAGCTGATTGAGCAGGGAGCCATCGGCCGTGTCGTTCAGGTCACCGGCTTCGGCCCGCACCGGCTCGGCACCGGCCGGCCGGACTGGTTTTTCGAGCACGAGAAATACGGCGGCATTCTGTGCGATATCGGCAGTCACCAGATCGAGCAGTTCCTGTTTTTCTCCGGCGCCAAAGACGCCAAGGTCCTAAACAGCAAGGTGGCCAACTATAATAACAAGGACTACCCGGAGCTCGAGGATTTCGGAGACGCTACGCTAGTCGGCGACAATGGCGCTACGAATTATTTCCGGGTGGATTGGCTGACCCCGGCCGGATCCAAGGTATGGGGCGACGGGCGCACGTTTATCGTGGGGACGGACGGCTATATCGAGCTTCGCAAGTACATCGATGTGGCCCGCGACAAGCAGGGCGATCAGGTGTATCTGGTTAACCAGGAAGGGGACAAGCATTTCTCCGTAAGCGGACAGGTCGGATATCCTTTCTTCGGGCAGCTCATCCTGGACTGCCTGAACCGGACGGAGAACGCCATGACCCAGAAGCATGCCTTTAAGGCGGCGGAGCTGTGCCTCCTTGCCCAGAAGCAGGCGGTAAGGGTGGAGTAG
- the yqfC gene encoding sporulation protein YqfC — MRRLKKTLHELTTTLLDVPKDVVLDLPRMTMVGNMQLYIENHRGVLHFSTEVLKLALSKGELEVRGRELVLRAILPEEVFVEGQIEDIKYING; from the coding sequence ATGCGCCGCCTAAAAAAAACGCTCCATGAACTAACGACAACGCTTCTGGATGTGCCCAAAGATGTTGTGCTGGACCTGCCCAGGATGACCATGGTCGGCAACATGCAGCTCTATATCGAGAATCACCGGGGAGTGCTTCATTTCTCAACGGAAGTGCTCAAGCTCGCGCTTAGCAAGGGAGAACTGGAGGTCCGCGGCCGGGAGCTCGTCCTGAGGGCCATTCTTCCGGAGGAAGTATTCGTCGAAGGACAGATCGAGGATATCAAATATATTAACGGATAA
- the yqfD gene encoding sporulation protein YqfD: MTGYVAVEFRGERTDALLNAAVKKKLIMWDIRIAGPGKMTARLSIRDFFRLRPLLKETGCRVHVTGRFGFPFFLDRLGRRKLFAGGAVVFVAGLYLLSSLVWRVQVEGNEKITTEEILKAAESKGLYSFQWKFRLKKPDKLSKELHSALPGTSWVGVDIQGTKVIIKVVESTRPEPRELVSPRNLIASKNATVTQIYAEKGKPMVQPNTYVHKGEVLISGVIGNDQFRQTVPAAGKVMGLVWYLSDVQVPLVQKHYTYTGESYDRFYLVAGSRAFQVTGYGHKDFGPSRATGERKLLQIRNWVLPVGWLKEKVRQVMETETVLSPADARALGIERAKEELLRGAGKDASVTSAKVLEQKEADGSLHLKLHIEVEEPIAEEQALTGG, from the coding sequence TTGACCGGATATGTGGCTGTCGAATTCCGAGGAGAGCGCACCGATGCGCTCCTTAACGCGGCCGTAAAGAAGAAGCTGATCATGTGGGATATTCGGATAGCCGGACCCGGGAAAATGACCGCCCGGCTCAGCATCCGTGATTTTTTTCGGCTGAGGCCGCTTCTGAAGGAGACAGGCTGCCGGGTCCATGTGACCGGCCGGTTTGGCTTTCCTTTCTTTCTGGACAGGCTGGGGCGCCGGAAGCTGTTTGCCGGAGGAGCGGTAGTCTTCGTGGCCGGCCTGTATCTTCTTTCCTCGCTTGTCTGGCGGGTTCAGGTCGAGGGCAACGAGAAGATCACGACGGAGGAGATCCTGAAGGCGGCGGAATCCAAGGGCTTATACTCGTTCCAGTGGAAATTCCGTTTAAAGAAGCCGGACAAGCTCTCCAAAGAGCTGCACAGCGCTCTTCCCGGTACTTCCTGGGTTGGGGTGGACATTCAGGGGACGAAGGTTATCATCAAGGTGGTAGAATCCACCCGGCCGGAGCCGAGGGAGCTCGTCAGTCCGCGGAACCTCATTGCTTCCAAGAATGCCACCGTAACCCAAATCTACGCCGAGAAAGGCAAGCCTATGGTCCAGCCGAATACTTATGTCCACAAAGGCGAGGTCCTAATTTCGGGCGTTATCGGAAACGACCAGTTCCGTCAGACGGTTCCGGCTGCGGGCAAAGTGATGGGACTCGTCTGGTATCTATCGGATGTCCAGGTTCCGCTTGTTCAGAAGCATTACACTTATACAGGAGAATCCTACGACCGGTTTTATCTTGTGGCGGGAAGCCGGGCGTTTCAGGTGACGGGATACGGCCATAAGGATTTCGGTCCTTCCCGGGCGACAGGAGAACGAAAGCTCCTCCAGATAAGGAATTGGGTCCTCCCAGTCGGCTGGCTGAAGGAGAAGGTCCGGCAGGTGATGGAGACGGAGACCGTCCTGAGTCCGGCCGATGCGCGCGCGCTCGGAATAGAGCGGGCCAAGGAGGAACTCCTGCGGGGAGCGGGGAAGGACGCTTCGGTCACAAGCGCCAAAGTACTGGAACAGAAAGAGGCCGATGGATCTCTGCATTTAAAGCTTCATATCGAGGTGGAGGAGCCGATCGCGGAGGAACAGGCTTTGACAGGGGGCTAG
- a CDS encoding PhoH family protein produces the protein MTANQETVRIPLKNIAEGLSLFGPQDKFLHLIEQQTEAKLYSREEELVIQGASKEVQSLQQLFEVLLELIRNNYTLSERDITYALELAKQMKADQLLELFKGEIATTHKGKPIRVKTIGQKQYINRIKASDIVFGIGPAGTGKTYLAVVLAVTALKEGRVKRIVLTRPAVEAGESLGFLPGDLQEKVDPYLRPLYDALNDVLGPEQVAKSLERGLIEIAPLAYMRGRTLDDSFIILDEAQNTTPEQMKMFLTRLGFGSKMVITGDISQIDLPRGKKSGLVESERILRDIQEIGFIYFSEQDVVRHSLVQKIITAYNVDQEKHG, from the coding sequence TTGACTGCAAACCAGGAGACTGTACGAATCCCCCTCAAAAATATCGCCGAAGGGCTTTCCCTCTTCGGTCCTCAAGATAAATTCCTTCACCTTATCGAACAGCAGACGGAAGCCAAGCTGTACTCTCGTGAAGAAGAGCTCGTTATTCAGGGAGCTTCCAAGGAAGTCCAGTCCCTTCAGCAGCTGTTTGAGGTTCTCCTCGAGCTGATCCGTAACAATTACACTTTGTCCGAGCGCGATATCACCTACGCCTTGGAGCTGGCCAAGCAGATGAAAGCCGACCAGCTGCTGGAACTGTTCAAGGGCGAGATTGCCACGACGCACAAAGGAAAGCCCATCCGTGTCAAAACGATCGGACAGAAGCAGTACATTAACCGAATCAAGGCAAGCGATATCGTCTTCGGGATCGGTCCTGCGGGAACCGGTAAAACTTACCTGGCGGTCGTTCTCGCCGTTACGGCTCTGAAGGAGGGGCGGGTCAAGAGGATCGTCCTTACGCGGCCTGCCGTTGAAGCAGGGGAAAGCCTCGGCTTTCTGCCTGGTGACCTGCAGGAAAAAGTTGACCCCTATCTGAGGCCGTTGTATGATGCACTTAATGATGTTCTAGGTCCGGAGCAGGTCGCCAAGTCCCTCGAGAGGGGACTGATTGAAATCGCTCCTCTTGCCTACATGCGCGGCCGAACATTAGACGATTCGTTCATTATTTTGGATGAAGCCCAGAACACCACTCCGGAACAGATGAAGATGTTTCTGACCCGCCTGGGATTCGGCTCGAAGATGGTCATCACGGGCGACATTTCCCAGATCGACCTTCCGAGAGGCAAAAAATCCGGCTTGGTGGAGTCGGAACGTATTCTTCGGGATATCCAGGAAATCGGTTTTATCTACTTTTCGGAGCAGGACGTCGTCCGCCATTCTTTGGTACAGAAAATCATCACTGCCTACAACGTTGACCAGGAAAAGCACGGATAG